In one window of Nostoc flagelliforme CCNUN1 DNA:
- the iscB gene encoding RNA-guided endonuclease IscB, whose translation MRVFVLDKNLKALDPCHPGRARELLNKRRAKVFLRYPFTIVLQDRTIEESVTHAHRIKIDPGSKITGIAVVQEQTGRVINALLITHRGQQIKNAMESRKTLRKGRRNRKTRYRKPRFFNRTRSSGWLPPSLLSRVLNIETWVRRLRKLCPITAISQELVKFDTQKLQNPEISGLEYQRGELFGFEVKEYLLTKWGRNCVYCGAENLPLEIEHIHSKSKGGSDRISNLTLACRKCNQVKGNQPIEQFLKRNPQLLKKILAQAKTPLKDATAVNSTRSLLFRRLQATGLPVEVGTGGRTKFNRKIRGIEKSHWTDAACVGASTPERLLLLGVKPLLIAAKGHGIRQRCRPDKYGFPLCHAPKAKFFMGFTTGDIVKANIPSGKYSGKYTGRIAIRFRPSFTLLLANKRFDVHPKYLTTIHKADGYEYSI comes from the coding sequence ATGCGAGTTTTCGTTTTAGATAAAAATTTAAAAGCTCTTGACCCCTGTCATCCAGGACGGGCAAGAGAACTACTAAACAAACGGAGAGCGAAAGTTTTTCTACGCTATCCATTCACCATTGTTTTGCAAGATAGAACAATTGAGGAATCTGTTACTCATGCCCATAGAATCAAAATCGATCCAGGTAGCAAAATTACTGGAATTGCCGTAGTTCAAGAACAAACAGGCAGAGTCATAAATGCACTCTTAATCACTCACCGAGGACAGCAAATCAAAAATGCTATGGAATCGCGGAAAACTTTGAGGAAGGGCCGAAGGAACAGAAAAACTCGCTACCGTAAACCCAGATTTTTTAACCGCACTCGCTCCTCTGGTTGGCTGCCACCATCACTCTTAAGTCGAGTTTTGAATATCGAGACTTGGGTGAGAAGACTCAGAAAACTTTGTCCAATCACTGCCATTTCTCAGGAGTTGGTGAAATTTGATACTCAAAAACTGCAAAACCCGGAAATTAGTGGTTTAGAATACCAAAGAGGCGAACTATTTGGGTTTGAGGTTAAAGAATATTTGCTTACCAAATGGGGAAGGAATTGCGTTTACTGCGGTGCGGAAAACCTTCCTTTGGAAATAGAACACATTCACTCTAAATCAAAAGGAGGGAGCGATCGGATTAGCAATTTAACTTTAGCTTGTCGCAAATGTAATCAAGTAAAAGGTAATCAACCAATTGAACAATTCTTGAAGAGAAACCCCCAACTTCTGAAGAAGATTTTGGCTCAAGCCAAAACACCCTTAAAGGATGCGACAGCAGTTAATTCAACCCGCTCTTTATTATTTAGGAGACTTCAAGCTACTGGTTTACCTGTTGAAGTTGGAACTGGTGGAAGAACTAAGTTTAATCGCAAAATCAGAGGGATTGAAAAGTCTCACTGGACTGATGCGGCTTGTGTTGGAGCATCTACTCCAGAACGGTTATTGCTCCTTGGAGTCAAACCTTTGTTAATAGCAGCAAAAGGACACGGAATCAGACAGCGTTGCCGCCCTGATAAGTACGGATTTCCTTTATGTCATGCACCCAAAGCTAAATTCTTTATGGGATTTACTACAGGGGATATAGTTAAAGCCAACATCCCATCAGGTAAATACTCAGGCAAATATACAGGACGAATTGCTATTAGGTTTAGACCCAGCTTTACGTTGTTGTTAGCTAATAAACGTTTTGATGTTCACCCTAAATATTTAACAACCATTCACAAGGCGGATGGCTATGAGTACAGCATTTAA
- a CDS encoding GNAT family N-acetyltransferase, with protein MDLLVREVELNDAEAIVSILNPIIEAGVYTAFDTPLTVEAEREYILHFPVRGVFHVALCYHEQKVVGFQSMEPFASYTHAFDHVGVLGTYVDLSYRRQKVATSLFNATFELARQRGYEKLLTYIRADNMAALATYQNQSFEIIGIAKRQAKINSRYIDEIIVEKFL; from the coding sequence GTGGATTTATTGGTTCGAGAAGTTGAACTTAACGATGCTGAAGCTATTGTCAGCATTTTGAATCCAATTATTGAGGCTGGAGTATACACAGCGTTTGATACACCCTTGACTGTAGAGGCTGAACGTGAGTATATTTTGCACTTCCCAGTGCGTGGAGTATTCCATGTAGCTCTCTGCTATCACGAGCAAAAGGTTGTAGGATTTCAAAGTATGGAACCATTTGCTAGCTACACCCATGCCTTTGATCATGTGGGAGTGCTAGGAACTTATGTTGATCTGTCATATCGACGCCAAAAAGTCGCTACAAGTTTATTTAATGCTACGTTTGAGCTTGCGCGTCAGCGAGGGTATGAAAAACTGCTCACTTATATTCGTGCAGATAATATGGCAGCATTAGCTACTTACCAAAACCAAAGTTTTGAAATTATTGGTATAGCCAAAAGACAAGCCAAAATTAACAGCAGATATATAGACGAAATCATTGTTGAAAAATTTTTGTAG
- a CDS encoding HMA2 domain-containing protein, with translation MKSLTNIDYKIIHSTPGRIRVSVPQIKNNWEYASELEQSLSSLDFVVRVRLNPVASCVAIRYKVGDLSSQVIEEKIANCFRQLVRASLHQHNDKYILEKEPEENIPIGKISGELVGEIVGEFIGHTLLGSLGASIVSGVMGKAGEMLGESLSQEIADVAGLIEHLENQTTDKLIQKNTKFHQKKPQVEKSLVTGLSTSQLAILWQISSDIISDKAEQGATTFEYWSLARYGTSWTFALSKPTNSQSEKLFFPKSMNKM, from the coding sequence ATGAAGTCCCTTACCAATATTGATTACAAGATCATCCACTCAACGCCAGGGCGTATCCGCGTCAGCGTACCACAGATAAAGAATAATTGGGAATACGCTTCTGAGTTGGAGCAGTCACTCAGTTCGCTAGATTTCGTGGTACGGGTCCGGCTAAATCCTGTTGCTTCTTGCGTTGCCATTCGCTATAAAGTTGGCGATTTATCAAGTCAGGTTATTGAAGAAAAAATCGCTAATTGTTTTCGGCAATTGGTTCGTGCAAGTCTTCACCAACATAATGATAAATATATTTTAGAAAAAGAACCTGAAGAGAATATCCCAATAGGTAAAATCAGTGGTGAGTTAGTTGGTGAGATTGTCGGTGAATTTATTGGACATACCTTGCTTGGATCTTTGGGAGCATCCATCGTTTCAGGGGTAATGGGTAAAGCAGGGGAAATGCTGGGAGAATCGCTCAGTCAAGAAATTGCTGATGTCGCAGGCTTGATAGAACATTTAGAAAATCAAACTACAGATAAGCTAATACAAAAAAATACAAAATTTCACCAGAAAAAACCGCAGGTAGAAAAGTCTTTGGTAACTGGTTTAAGTACATCGCAGTTGGCAATATTGTGGCAGATTTCTAGCGATATAATTAGCGATAAAGCTGAACAAGGAGCTACAACTTTTGAGTACTGGAGTTTAGCAAGATATGGTACATCTTGGACTTTTGCTTTATCTAAACCTACAAATTCCCAATCAGAAAAATTATTTTTCCCCAAAAGTATGAATAAAATGTAG
- a CDS encoding DUF454 family protein — protein sequence MSEVLNGIKKAVLITVGTVSLVIGVVGLILPLVPGIPFLILSAICFGLAFA from the coding sequence ATGAGCGAAGTGTTGAATGGAATCAAAAAAGCTGTGTTAATCACTGTAGGAACAGTTAGCTTAGTAATTGGTGTTGTCGGTTTAATTCTCCCCTTGGTGCCTGGAATACCATTTTTAATACTGAGTGCTATTTGTTTTGGTTTAGCTTTCGCATAA
- a CDS encoding ERF family protein, translating into MQELIKALIKAKAEFNPIQKDGTNPHYKRKYATLDAVLDAVTPALGKHGLVIIQTPEIFEGKTVLRTHIFHESGESITSTYPLPEISDSQKLGAALTYARRYAVCAILSVTADEDDDTESPGTPKKTEQAQNNIRPRKENQQYRIQPTKQAVTPPSINPKDLRVKEVRTLLNYPLDLVKEWLHSRNVTSPSELDSIGIDELVKTMCLAWAGNKFGHPNHAANSYQKHVVDAVARGVSEMEAIQAWMEGALAQLPELN; encoded by the coding sequence ATGCAAGAACTAATTAAAGCTTTAATCAAAGCAAAGGCAGAGTTTAACCCTATTCAAAAAGACGGTACTAATCCTCACTACAAACGTAAATATGCAACCCTGGATGCTGTATTGGATGCTGTCACTCCTGCGCTTGGTAAACATGGATTAGTAATAATTCAAACTCCCGAAATATTTGAAGGTAAAACCGTGCTACGGACTCATATTTTTCATGAATCTGGAGAGAGTATCACCAGTACTTATCCTTTGCCTGAGATTAGTGATTCCCAAAAATTAGGTGCAGCCTTAACCTACGCGCGTCGTTATGCTGTATGTGCAATTTTATCAGTAACAGCAGATGAAGATGATGATACTGAAAGCCCTGGCACTCCAAAAAAGACTGAACAAGCGCAGAATAATATTAGACCTCGCAAAGAGAATCAACAGTACAGGATTCAGCCAACAAAACAAGCTGTAACTCCGCCATCAATCAACCCAAAAGATTTACGAGTCAAAGAAGTTCGCACACTTTTAAATTACCCGTTGGATTTAGTCAAAGAGTGGCTACATTCTCGAAATGTTACAAGTCCAAGTGAGCTTGATTCTATTGGGATTGACGAACTAGTGAAAACTATGTGCTTGGCTTGGGCTGGTAATAAGTTTGGACATCCGAATCATGCTGCTAACTCTTATCAAAAGCATGTAGTTGATGCTGTAGCGCGAGGTGTTTCTGAGATGGAAGCAATTCAAGCATGGATGGAAGGAGCGCTTGCACAATTGCCTGAACTGAATTGA
- a CDS encoding heavy metal translocating P-type ATPase, whose amino-acid sequence MVSRTQDTVSSIYEEVDKLGYKVIHSNERRLRIYLPRLAVDTEYAKTLKQVMESFDFVTDVRINPAAKSIAIEHDNQGVSSTLIQEKILSYIEQVSIAETLQNQNFDFLLDAQTDIAFIKTVSFVAYEVVHKNERRIRVLIPRLGDDVEYARKLKYLVESINEVVDVRINARVSCIVVEFDYELDKQEVIQAQEQVFAAIEEAPNIQVDEFAIQKAASKLENNHDIDYVQRLGPSVVSLVLSFGALIGLPFPGVLVAGSIFFAAIPVFQRTWEYIQEEKQLNIDFLDSLTISLHTAIGNYFAPAFMLGLIEGSEIIRDMTARSTERTSLDLLDCLGKYAFVERDGQEVKIAVRDVVEGDRVIVYPGDQIPVDGHILRGTGLIDQCKLTGESVPVTRSEGEEVFASTLLVNGSLCILVERTGNNTRAGVIVALMQSAPVHDTRVENYAAIIANQAVVPTLVVGTTVGLLTGDLNRAIALLTLDIGTGIRVSVPTTILSALTYAARNGVFIRSGRAIEILSRVDTIVFDKTGTLTQGHARITTIKLTEAGVSERQVLALAATAEQGLTHPVAEAIVRHAKDEGVELDECTDWDYHVGLGVFAVINSQQILVGSHRLMAQENVSLDYLNEYYPNLKSGSNSLVYVAANGKLLGVILYSDPPRQESKDVIQEIKQQGISPYMLSGDVTRVARAIAEELGIDDEKVYAEAFPERKVEVVRALHDTGKVVAFCGDGINDSAALAYADVSISFAGATDIARETADIVLMEDDLRGLTHAIKIARHAMDIIWQNAFIVGIPNISAAISGVLFALDPVLAIIINNGSAILAEINGLRPLLGPGDVTPLSSSLDITELLKEEKLHTHKSGSDQQNEITNLFNGRVAETTQAS is encoded by the coding sequence ATGGTCAGTAGAACACAGGATACAGTTTCATCAATCTATGAAGAAGTCGATAAACTGGGTTATAAAGTTATTCACAGTAATGAGCGACGGTTACGCATCTACCTTCCAAGATTAGCTGTAGATACAGAATATGCAAAGACGCTAAAACAGGTAATGGAGTCGTTTGATTTTGTCACCGATGTGCGGATAAATCCAGCCGCAAAATCCATAGCAATTGAGCATGATAATCAAGGTGTCTCCAGCACATTAATTCAGGAAAAGATTCTCAGCTACATTGAACAGGTAAGTATTGCAGAGACTCTACAAAATCAAAACTTTGATTTTCTCTTAGATGCTCAAACAGATATTGCTTTTATCAAAACTGTTAGTTTTGTTGCGTACGAAGTTGTTCATAAAAATGAACGTCGCATTCGAGTTTTAATTCCCCGACTGGGCGATGATGTGGAATATGCTCGCAAGCTAAAATATTTAGTTGAATCTATTAATGAAGTGGTGGATGTTCGGATTAATGCGAGAGTTAGTTGCATTGTGGTTGAGTTTGATTATGAACTAGATAAACAAGAAGTTATCCAAGCTCAAGAGCAAGTATTTGCTGCTATCGAAGAAGCACCCAACATCCAAGTTGATGAATTTGCTATCCAAAAAGCTGCGTCCAAATTAGAGAATAATCACGACATTGACTATGTACAAAGGCTTGGCCCTTCTGTAGTTAGTTTAGTTTTGAGCTTTGGGGCGCTGATAGGTTTACCATTCCCTGGCGTTTTAGTTGCAGGTTCCATCTTCTTTGCTGCTATCCCGGTATTTCAACGGACATGGGAATACATCCAAGAAGAAAAGCAACTAAACATTGACTTTCTAGATTCGCTAACAATTAGTCTACATACAGCTATAGGAAACTACTTTGCACCTGCTTTTATGTTGGGACTAATTGAAGGAAGTGAAATCATTCGGGATATGACGGCGCGGAGTACGGAACGTACTTCTTTAGATTTGCTGGATTGTCTTGGTAAATATGCTTTTGTCGAACGTGACGGTCAGGAAGTAAAGATTGCTGTTAGAGACGTTGTGGAAGGCGATCGCGTGATTGTTTACCCTGGCGACCAAATTCCTGTAGACGGCCACATTCTCCGGGGGACAGGATTAATTGACCAATGCAAGCTTACAGGTGAATCAGTTCCTGTGACTCGTTCGGAAGGAGAGGAAGTTTTTGCATCTACATTATTAGTCAATGGTTCCCTGTGCATTCTAGTAGAACGCACAGGTAATAACACTCGTGCTGGTGTGATTGTGGCATTGATGCAGTCAGCACCTGTACACGATACCCGCGTTGAGAACTATGCAGCAATAATTGCCAACCAGGCTGTAGTTCCTACCTTGGTCGTTGGTACAACTGTTGGCTTGCTGACTGGGGACTTGAATCGAGCGATCGCACTCCTGACACTAGACATCGGAACAGGTATTCGTGTCTCAGTACCAACAACTATTCTATCTGCACTGACCTACGCAGCACGCAACGGCGTATTTATTCGTAGTGGTCGCGCCATTGAAATTCTTTCTCGTGTCGATACTATTGTCTTTGATAAAACAGGTACACTCACCCAAGGACACGCCAGAATCACAACTATCAAACTCACCGAAGCAGGTGTGTCAGAGCGGCAGGTGTTAGCCTTAGCAGCTACTGCGGAACAGGGATTAACTCACCCAGTTGCAGAGGCGATCGTGCGCCACGCTAAAGACGAAGGTGTAGAATTGGACGAGTGTACAGATTGGGATTATCATGTTGGTTTGGGTGTATTTGCAGTTATTAATTCTCAGCAAATACTCGTAGGCAGCCATCGCTTGATGGCACAAGAAAATGTCAGCTTAGACTACCTAAACGAGTATTACCCAAATCTAAAATCTGGTAGTAACTCTTTAGTTTACGTTGCTGCAAACGGCAAATTACTCGGCGTCATCCTCTACAGCGACCCACCCCGCCAAGAAAGCAAAGACGTGATTCAAGAAATCAAACAACAAGGGATCAGCCCTTATATGTTGAGTGGGGATGTCACACGAGTAGCTAGAGCAATCGCAGAAGAGTTAGGCATAGATGACGAAAAAGTTTATGCTGAAGCATTCCCTGAGCGCAAGGTAGAAGTAGTCAGAGCGCTGCATGATACTGGTAAAGTTGTTGCCTTCTGTGGCGATGGGATCAACGACTCTGCCGCCCTTGCCTACGCTGATGTTTCTATCTCCTTTGCCGGTGCAACTGATATCGCCAGAGAAACCGCAGATATAGTTCTCATGGAAGACGACTTGCGCGGACTAACTCACGCTATCAAAATTGCTAGACATGCGATGGACATTATCTGGCAAAATGCCTTTATTGTCGGCATTCCCAACATTAGTGCCGCTATTTCTGGTGTATTGTTTGCCCTAGACCCCGTATTAGCAATCATCATTAACAACGGTTCAGCCATCCTTGCCGAAATCAACGGCTTACGTCCACTACTTGGGCCTGGCGATGTCACGCCTCTGAGTAGTTCACTGGATATTACAGAACTTCTAAAAGAAGAGAAATTACACACTCACAAGAGTGGTTCTGATCAGCAAAACGAAATCACAAATTTATTTAATGGCAGAGTTGCTGAAACTACCCAAGCAAGTTAA
- a CDS encoding DUF5132 domain-containing protein: MELEALLLGLEPITALAVGVGAVILAPVVTSIGSALGKDSNLNESLSETTREVTKKGILWSFEVLESAQTIFSEAEESFRDLVADAKTEHLQKKDHRDDKSERTQPHEVEIVEEVNK; encoded by the coding sequence ATGGAACTGGAAGCTTTATTACTTGGATTAGAACCAATAACTGCACTTGCAGTAGGGGTAGGAGCAGTTATTCTTGCACCCGTTGTTACTTCTATAGGTTCGGCGTTAGGTAAAGATTCTAATTTGAATGAATCTTTATCAGAAACTACTAGAGAAGTCACAAAGAAAGGAATATTATGGAGTTTTGAAGTTTTAGAAAGCGCCCAAACAATCTTTTCAGAAGCAGAAGAATCATTCCGCGATTTGGTTGCAGATGCTAAGACCGAGCATTTGCAGAAAAAGGATCATAGAGATGATAAATCTGAAAGAACACAGCCGCATGAAGTCGAGATAGTTGAAGAAGTAAATAAATAA
- a CDS encoding acyltransferase domain-containing protein: protein MNKTLEKPRAWHLLVLSAETSSALETETANLIEHLKRSTNQDFVDIVGSYKLRVKAFKHRRILVCNTLDNAVTALETLDSKKVFTRFQESEDRPVVFMFPGQGAQYVNMGLELYQIEKTFREQVDICSEFLKPHLDLDIRNIIYPDEKQINVATQQLQQTLIAQSALFVIEYASTKLWQEWGVLPQAMIGHSLGEYVAACLAGVFSLKDALELVAIRGRLIQELPSGAMLAIELSEKEVRPFLGQTLSLAAINGPNLCIVSGPAKALEELNDQLSQKDVMCLPLDASHAPHSQEMDFIIEPFKSYVEKMTLRPPQIPYISSVTGTWITTDQATDPNYWARHIRQTVRFSEGLQELFKKPERILLQVGPGRTLSAMAVQHPERAAGQIVLSSLRHPYEQESDVEFILNILGQIWLEGVGVELGKLL from the coding sequence ATGAATAAAACTTTAGAAAAACCTCGTGCTTGGCACTTGTTAGTACTTTCCGCAGAAACAAGCTCTGCTTTAGAGACGGAAACTGCAAATCTGATTGAACACTTAAAGCGATCTACCAATCAAGACTTCGTTGATATTGTTGGCTCCTATAAACTTCGTGTAAAAGCTTTTAAACATCGTCGAATACTTGTTTGCAATACCCTTGATAATGCTGTGACTGCCTTAGAAACACTCGATTCCAAAAAAGTTTTTACACGCTTTCAAGAGTCCGAAGATCGACCTGTTGTGTTTATGTTTCCAGGGCAGGGAGCGCAGTATGTAAATATGGGATTGGAACTTTACCAAATTGAAAAAACATTTCGGGAACAAGTTGATATCTGCTCAGAATTTTTAAAGCCTCACTTAGACCTGGACATTCGCAACATAATATATCCTGATGAAAAACAGATAAACGTTGCCACGCAGCAACTTCAACAAACATTGATTGCACAGTCAGCACTCTTTGTGATTGAGTATGCTTCAACTAAGCTGTGGCAAGAGTGGGGCGTGCTTCCCCAAGCAATGATAGGTCATAGCCTTGGTGAATATGTTGCAGCTTGTCTGGCTGGCGTTTTCTCCTTAAAAGATGCATTAGAATTAGTAGCTATTCGTGGACGACTTATACAGGAACTGCCTAGCGGAGCCATGCTTGCCATTGAGCTTTCAGAGAAGGAAGTGCGCCCATTTTTAGGACAGACTCTCTCCCTAGCTGCAATTAACGGACCAAACCTTTGCATTGTTTCAGGTCCCGCAAAAGCTCTAGAGGAATTAAACGATCAACTCAGCCAGAAGGATGTGATGTGTCTTCCTTTAGATGCCTCCCATGCTCCTCACTCACAGGAAATGGACTTCATCATAGAGCCATTTAAATCTTATGTAGAAAAAATGACTCTTAGACCACCTCAAATACCATATATTTCTAGTGTCACCGGGACTTGGATTACAACAGATCAAGCAACAGACCCAAACTATTGGGCTAGACATATACGCCAAACTGTGCGCTTTTCAGAAGGTTTGCAAGAACTCTTTAAAAAACCAGAGCGGATATTGCTGCAAGTTGGTCCTGGGCGAACGTTGAGTGCTATGGCAGTGCAGCATCCAGAGCGTGCTGCTGGACAAATCGTGCTTTCTTCCTTACGCCACCCCTATGAGCAAGAATCGGATGTTGAATTCATACTTAACATCTTAGGTCAGATATGGCTTGAAGGAGTAGGGGTAGAGCTGGGGAAGCTGTTATGA
- a CDS encoding APC family permease: MTDQKQSNRSAHGLKPDCLSFGEVLAQSFAVIAPTTIPASNIGLIVALSGNGTWLSFLVGLVGLILVSININQFASRSASPGSLYSYIVKGLGPTAGVICGWSLILAYLFTGMSVLCGFASFSGTLIGHLGVHPSSITLLALGAGVAWYAAYKDIELSAIAMLWMEGASLLLITVLCIIIWVQTGFALDMSQLTLEGVTPGNIATGLVLVMFAFSGFESSTSLGDEAKDPLKTIPRSVIGSAILAGLFFIFTTYVEVLAFNTSGVSIAKSEEPLGFLSRQAGMGFLGELVALGALFSFFACVLGCINPAARVFFLMARHGIFPSKLGAAHNSNKTPHIAVTMCSFVIFLIPAIMSFFRVPLFASMGYLGAICSYGFLTVYLLISLAAPVYLRSIGKLKKRDVAISVAAIAFMMIPILGSVGLPGSTMFPIPEAPYNFFPYLFLIYISITSGWFIKKSFRSPRVVASMRQEIEETHARFSDVEN, encoded by the coding sequence ATGACAGATCAAAAGCAGTCAAATCGTAGCGCTCACGGCTTGAAACCGGACTGCTTATCATTTGGAGAAGTTCTAGCCCAATCTTTCGCCGTTATTGCACCCACCACTATCCCTGCATCCAACATTGGTTTAATCGTTGCTTTATCAGGAAATGGCACCTGGTTGAGCTTCCTGGTGGGCTTAGTCGGACTGATTCTGGTCAGTATAAATATTAACCAATTTGCTAGCCGTTCTGCCTCTCCAGGTTCCCTCTACTCTTATATTGTTAAAGGACTCGGCCCAACCGCAGGTGTGATTTGTGGTTGGAGTCTGATACTGGCATATTTGTTCACAGGTATGTCTGTACTGTGCGGTTTTGCTAGCTTTAGTGGCACATTGATTGGACACCTGGGTGTTCATCCTTCCAGCATCACACTACTAGCCTTAGGAGCAGGCGTTGCGTGGTATGCAGCATACAAAGATATCGAACTTTCAGCGATCGCTATGCTGTGGATGGAGGGAGCTTCCTTACTATTGATTACCGTACTATGTATTATAATCTGGGTGCAGACAGGTTTTGCCCTAGATATGTCTCAATTGACTCTCGAAGGTGTCACACCCGGAAATATCGCAACAGGTTTAGTGCTGGTAATGTTTGCTTTTTCAGGGTTTGAAAGTTCCACATCGTTGGGAGATGAAGCAAAAGACCCTCTCAAAACTATTCCCCGTTCTGTCATTGGTAGCGCTATCCTTGCTGGTCTGTTTTTTATTTTTACGACTTACGTGGAGGTACTGGCATTTAACACTTCTGGGGTATCAATTGCTAAATCAGAAGAACCCTTGGGTTTTCTATCTCGACAAGCAGGAATGGGATTTTTAGGAGAATTAGTCGCTCTAGGGGCATTATTTAGTTTTTTTGCCTGTGTCTTAGGTTGTATCAATCCTGCCGCCAGAGTTTTCTTTTTAATGGCGCGTCATGGCATTTTTCCCTCTAAGTTGGGTGCAGCACATAATTCCAATAAGACACCCCACATAGCAGTCACAATGTGTTCTTTTGTGATCTTTCTCATTCCAGCAATCATGTCATTCTTTCGCGTCCCTTTGTTTGCCAGTATGGGTTATTTAGGGGCGATTTGTAGCTATGGATTTTTAACTGTGTATCTGCTGATTTCCCTTGCTGCACCAGTTTACCTACGCAGTATCGGCAAACTCAAAAAACGTGATGTTGCGATTAGTGTTGCAGCGATCGCTTTTATGATGATACCAATTTTAGGTAGTGTGGGTCTTCCTGGTAGCACTATGTTCCCAATACCAGAAGCGCCTTACAACTTCTTCCCCTACCTATTCTTGATATATATCTCTATAACTAGCGGCTGGTTTATCAAAAAAAGTTTCCGCTCTCCCAGAGTTGTAGCATCTATGCGCCAGGAAATAGAAGAGACTCACGCACGTTTTAGCGATGTCGAGAATTGA